ATCAAAAGGGCAGGACCAGTAGCAAATGCACCCACTAAAAATTTTGGTGCAATTAGAGCTGTTAACCAGTAATGACGTCCAGGAAGACCTGAGTATAAAAATGCAGTAACTGTATGAATACTCACAGCCCACGGAATAGAAACATACGTCAATGTTTTTACCCATTTAGGGGCAGAAATTGCTTTGCGCTCTGCCTCTAAAACATTCCAAGCAATTAAAATATTTAATAATAGGTAGCCAGTTAAAACCATGAAATCCCAAAACATAGGTGAATTTGGTGTTGGAAATAGGATCATATTGAGAACTCTCATAGGCATACCCATATCTACAACAATGAATAACATGCACATTATTACTGAAGCAACAGCCAGAAACTCACCAACAACAGTTATTCGGCCAAACTCTTTAACATTATGGAGATAATATGGTAACACAACCATTACAGCTGATGCTGCAACTCCAACAAAAAAAGTAAATTGAGCTATATAAAGCCCCCAGGATACATCCCTGCTCATTCCTGTAACTGTAAGTCCTTGATTTAGTTGAACTAAATAAAAGCCAAAACCTGTTCCAATCAAAACAAGTAAAAATAATAGCCATCCATAATAGTATTTTGAAGCTTCCTTAAAAGCTTTTTCTATCATGTACACCAACCCCTCCCTCTACACTATATAGTAAATCTTAGGCTTTGTACCATAAGAAATTTTTCGCTGGATATTATAACTGGATGCTAACAGCTTACGAACATCGGAATTTGGGTCATCCAAATCCCCAAAGGTAAATACTCCATTTGGACAAGCCTCCACACAAGCTGGTGGCAAACCTACTGATAACCTTTCGTCACATAAGTTGCACTTTTCAACAACACCCTTGGTTCTGGTTGGAAATTCCTTATTCACTTCTTCAATATGGGGTCTAGGATCGCTAAAGTTAAAACTTCTTGCTCCATAGGGGCAAGCAGCCATACAATAGCGGCACCCTATACACCTATGATAATCCATCATCACTACTCCGTCTTTTCTTTTAAAGGTAGCTTGAGTAGGGCAAACCCTTACACAGGAGGGGTTTTCACAATGGTTGCACAGTACTAAAACATCTCTATTCTTTGTAGATTCATCCACATAATCATGGCTTTGGTAAGGGAGAGCATTTTCATGTGGTTCAGTCCAGAGCCATTTTACTTCTTCTTTTGTATTGCCTATGCTAGGAACATTGTGGGCCAGATGACATGCATCAATACAATCATTGCAGTAATCACATTTACTCATATCTATCGCCATGCCCCACTTGTTACCAGCTAATGCTTTAGAGCTTGGGAGAAATTTTGGATTGTTGCTGGCGACAACATTGACAAGAGGCATTACTCCTAACCCAAGGGCACAGGCTCCACCAAACTTGATAAATTTTCTTCTATTTATATCCATTACTTCTCCTCCTTTATTCAACATGACAAGTCCAGCAGGTGGGATCTACGTCAGCAAAATCATGACATGCATCACAAAACTGGTCCTTGTTGGAGTGACATTCTAAACATGTATTTTGCAAACTCATGTTATATTCCTCACCATTGGCTTCCGACACATACACTCTATTGCCTTCACGTACAACAGACACCTTCCAGTCACTTAACAACTGCATATGATTACCTCTCATAAATTCAGCATCCTCAATACATTGCGCCTCTGCAAGAGACTGTATCTCTGGTGTGTTAAAGCTTATGTCGGGAGCTGCAGCAGATTTCCCAAAACTACCCCAAAATGGATAGCTAAATAGGATAACTAATACTGCAATTCCAATAATAATATTACGGGAGTTATTCATCGTCATCCTCCTCCGTTCCTAGAGGTTCAAAACGTAAATTCTCAGTTCTTTTCTTTTCACCCTCCATAACAAGGGCATTACCAACTAGCTCGTGAACACTACATACATCCACCTGTGGGTTCCAATATCTCATTAACGGTGGCAGAGTTGCCCTATCAATGGCACAAACACATGAAAGCATATTCACGCCATGTTTTTCGTGAACATAGTTTACTGCATTGGCTCTTGGGAAGCCTCCACGCATCCTCATTTCCATGTTCTCATCTGAACCAAGACCTGCACCCCCACCGCAACAGAAGGTGTGTTCTCTAATTGTGTCATCAGGCATTTCATAGAAGTTATTACAAACGTGCTTGAGAATATACCTAGGTTCCTCAAGGAGTCCCATAGCCCTAGATGGGTTACATGAATCGTGATAGGTAACCTTCAACTCGTCATTTCTGCTAGGATCTAGCTTGAGTTTGTTATGATACAGAAGGTCAGAAGTAAATTCTGTAATATGAACCAACTTTGTGGATTTCGTATTTTCAAATTTTGTTCCAGTTATAGGTGAAACAGGGACTTCTAGAAAATCAGCAGGTCCATTCATGGTATCCATGTACTGATGGACCACCCTCCACATATGACCACATTCCCCACCAAGTATCCATTTGACACCTAGTCTTTTGGCCTCGGCATATATTTTAGCATTTAATCTTTTTGCCATTTCCATAGAAGCAAATGAACCAAAGTTTCCTCCTTCTGAAGCGTAAGTACTCAAAGTATAGTCCAGTCCAATTTCATGCATTACCATTAGCTGACCCATAATTCCAAATGTACCTGGATCAGCAAAAAGGTCTCCTGATGGAGGAACATATAAAATTTCCGCACCTTTTCTATTCCAAGAAGGATCAATTTTTATTTCTGTAAGGTCTTCAATGTTTTCTACTAAAAAGTCCATTGAATCTACCAAACCATGTGGCTGTATTCCCAAGTGATTACCCTTCATATAACAGTTAGCTACAGGTGTGATTACCCAATCTGTATTGCAGCCAATTAGATTAAGTAGTTCTCTACCTATCATGGTTATCTCAGCAGTATCAATGCCATATGGGCAGTATACTGAACAGCGCCTGCACTCTGTACATTGGAAGAAATAATAAAACCATTCCTTTATTACATCCTCAGTTAAATCTCTTGCCCCAACCATTTTACCCATGATTTTGCCGGCAGTAGTATACTCTTTTCTATATACAGATCTTAATAGTTCAGCTCTTAAAACTGGCATGTTTTTGGGATCACCGGATCCTATAAAAAAGTGACATTTATCTGCACAAGCACCACACCTTACACAGATATCCATAAATAATTTTAAGGAGCGAAATCTTTCAAGTCTTTCTCTAAGACCATCAAAAATTATTTGTTTCCAGTTCTCAGGGAGTTTCCAATCTTCATCTTCTGGAGACCACTTCCTGGGGTTAGGAAAATCAATAATTTCTAGGCTCTCTGCTTTACCTGGATAACACCAAGTCCCAGGTTTAAAATCAACTGGTGTATCCATCCACCCTGTTTTAGGGGGATTATAATCTATGCTGAGCAGTTGATCTCGCTTTGGAGTTTTTGCCATTGTATCACCCTCTCACTAGTTTTAAATTCACAATTCATTATTGCCTCGGTGGGTTTTATATCCTTTCGTATAAGTCCCTTACTGGTTTAAAGTATTGATCCTTTCTGAAATATCACACCTTTTTTTCACTTCATCTATTCTTATTTGATAAATAGTTTCTCTGCACTTAGAATAAACTTCAAAGGCTACAAGGGCAATATCATCAATTCTTTTTTCAATAACAGCCAATTCCTTATACATTACCTCCTCTCCCAATTGACTATGAAGTTCTTCTCTTATTACCCTCTTTAATATAAAAATAAATGCAATTGCCTTAGATGGCGAAAAATCCTGTACTGCTTTAATTCTAATAATTTTGTCTAGATAAATGTGCATTTTTTCAAAACCCATATCTTGTAACAGTTCTTCAAAAATGCCTTGTAGTCCGTCATGCATGTTACTACCAACTGGATTAGCGAATTGACTTTTATCACTTTTTAGGAGTTCTACTGTTTTATCCGGATACTCATGACATAAATAATTGAACCATTTTGTTATAATTATGGACTTCTTATCTAAAAGTAAGGTCTTTAAACTTTCTGGGATTTGTATCATCGGAGATTCACCCCCTTTCAGGATACGTGCAGGAGGTAGGATGCTAAGATGCATTCTTGCCTCATGCCTCTTGTTTCTTATCTCTTGTTTAGGCATAGCTGTGTATTCCAGGAAGCAAATAGCTTACTCCAAGAAAAGTAAAGAGTACTGCACCAAAACCAATGATTGATAAGACAGCTGCTTTTTTTCCTCTCCAGTTTCTCATAAGCCTAACATGGAGATATGCAGCATATATAAGCCAAGTAATTAAAGCCCATGTTTCCTTTGGATCCCATGACCAATACGATCCCCATGAAAACTCTGCCCAAATAGCTCCTGTAACAAGCATTATTGTTAAAAAAGGCATGCCGATAAAAACTACTTTATAGGATATCTCATCTATTAGTTCCAAACTAGGAAGGGTTCCTATTATTTTGTTATTTGCATTTTGAGATAACAACCAGTCTTTTAGAAGATACATTATCGATAAGGCAAAGGAAACTGCAAAAGCTCCATATGCTACAGCAGCACTAAGGACATGCACAAATAGCCAGTTGCTTCGTAATGCTGGCATCATGGGTCTTACAGAAGTATCTAAGGTAAATAGCCATATCAACAATACTATTGCTATAGGAAGTACAAATATACCTGTAGTCCATAGGTCATACTTATAGTCAATGATAATAAATACAGCAGCTATTCCCCACACAAAAAATAAGCCAAATTCAAAAAGATTAGTTAGAGGAAGTGTTCCGGTTAATACTGTCCTAATACCTAATAATACAGTAGTCATTACAAAGGCGCCTATTGTACAAATTCTTGCTAATTTCTTCAAATAAGCCTTTGACAAAATAAAGCATAAAACATATATTAATAAGGCTAATGTATAGCCAATAATAGATATTGTCATAATGGGTGTTTGCAGACTTTCCATTTATTGTTTCCCCCCGACCCTTTTTGCTAATTGATTATTGACGTCCTGCTTTATATCTTCGTTTTTACATCTTATATTTACATATAGCTTGTTCTCTGTTTTAGCTAAAACTGCATTGACTTCTCTGTATCTTCCACTCCAAAACATTGTAGATGATACAATCATTAATAAAAATCCTAGCATTACTATATTAGTTCCCGGGTCAACTTTTACTGCCAAA
This genomic stretch from Desulfitibacter sp. BRH_c19 harbors:
- a CDS encoding menaquinol oxidoreductase, which produces MIEKAFKEASKYYYGWLLFLLVLIGTGFGFYLVQLNQGLTVTGMSRDVSWGLYIAQFTFFVGVAASAVMVVLPYYLHNVKEFGRITVVGEFLAVASVIMCMLFIVVDMGMPMRVLNMILFPTPNSPMFWDFMVLTGYLLLNILIAWNVLEAERKAISAPKWVKTLTYVSIPWAVSIHTVTAFLYSGLPGRHYWLTALIAPKFLVGAFATGPALLILICFALKKFANFDAGKEAIRKLSIIVTYAFSITIFLLGVEFFVAFFSQVPGHMHSLQYLFMGSHGHNAMVPFMWIFAILAVIALYLLINPKTRSKDGTLIIACIAVFLAMLIEKGLAFVVAGLVVNPFGRITEYLPTINELFITLGIWAIGIFIISIFYRIVISVKENTGI
- a CDS encoding 4Fe-4S ferredoxin produces the protein MDINRRKFIKFGGACALGLGVMPLVNVVASNNPKFLPSSKALAGNKWGMAIDMSKCDYCNDCIDACHLAHNVPSIGNTKEEVKWLWTEPHENALPYQSHDYVDESTKNRDVLVLCNHCENPSCVRVCPTQATFKRKDGVVMMDYHRCIGCRYCMAACPYGARSFNFSDPRPHIEEVNKEFPTRTKGVVEKCNLCDERLSVGLPPACVEACPNGVFTFGDLDDPNSDVRKLLASSYNIQRKISYGTKPKIYYIV
- a CDS encoding menaquinol oxidoreductase; the encoded protein is MAKTPKRDQLLSIDYNPPKTGWMDTPVDFKPGTWCYPGKAESLEIIDFPNPRKWSPEDEDWKLPENWKQIIFDGLRERLERFRSLKLFMDICVRCGACADKCHFFIGSGDPKNMPVLRAELLRSVYRKEYTTAGKIMGKMVGARDLTEDVIKEWFYYFFQCTECRRCSVYCPYGIDTAEITMIGRELLNLIGCNTDWVITPVANCYMKGNHLGIQPHGLVDSMDFLVENIEDLTEIKIDPSWNRKGAEILYVPPSGDLFADPGTFGIMGQLMVMHEIGLDYTLSTYASEGGNFGSFASMEMAKRLNAKIYAEAKRLGVKWILGGECGHMWRVVHQYMDTMNGPADFLEVPVSPITGTKFENTKSTKLVHITEFTSDLLYHNKLKLDPSRNDELKVTYHDSCNPSRAMGLLEEPRYILKHVCNNFYEMPDDTIREHTFCCGGGAGLGSDENMEMRMRGGFPRANAVNYVHEKHGVNMLSCVCAIDRATLPPLMRYWNPQVDVCSVHELVGNALVMEGEKKRTENLRFEPLGTEEDDDE